From the Perca fluviatilis unplaced genomic scaffold, GENO_Pfluv_1.0 PFLUV_unplaced_scaf_40, whole genome shotgun sequence genome, one window contains:
- the LOC120555234 gene encoding uncharacterized protein LOC120555234: protein MDALKEKKRPPPKHRRHMIRIIMEDMMATDTRPGRSKLKQVAQQLVERYPDSFLDKCGINVVGQGFASLVMQMENRVENVRRQYAFSTSHEGRPKKKCRSSDRYGCTQWQPESLNDFNSQEDKKKMLQDAFKENLLPQSDIQRLMSETYCAQRITLNSEENVIKVMEEWPYLFITTHLLDHTEKLMGFPVQTKLLDQIQEKGKIITEFLGSQGITGVTTDPLKLLQGLVKYLAEEQKVLLINEEDALAELPSTPCIIVMDEGRYKISVDEVTVNIVGCPLVAVSYMFSLYYVLNIKYPKGQRPDSGVHPEVKF, encoded by the exons ATGGATGCActgaaggagaagaagagaccACCACCAAAACATAGAAGGCACATGATCCGGATCATCATGGAAGACATGATGGCTACTGACACCAGACCAGGCAGAAGCAAGTTGAAGCAGGTTGCACAGCAGCTGGTTGAGAGATACCCTGATTCCTTCTTGGACAAATGTGGCATAAATGTTGTGGGTCAGGGTTTTGCATCCCTTGTAATGCAAATGGAGAACAGGGTTGAGAATGTCAGAAGACAGTATGCTTTTAGCACATCCCATGAAGGGAGGCCAAAGAAAAAATGCAGATCTTCTGACCGTTATGGTTGTACTCAGTGGCAACCCGAGTCACTGAATGACTTTAACAGCCAAGaggataaaaagaaaatgcttcaaGATGCCTTTAAAGAAAACCTTCTCCCTCAGAGTGACATTCAAAGACTGATGTCTGAAACATACTGTGCCCAGCGCATCACTTTGAATAGTGAGGAAAATGTAATCAAAGTCATGGAAGAATGGCCTTACCTCTTCATCACCACCCATCTGCTCGACCACACAGAGAAACTAATGGGATTTCCTGTCCAAACCAAATTGCTGGACCAAATTCAGGAGAAGGGCAAGATCATCACAGAGTTTCTTGGTAGCCAGGGAATCACAGGAGTAACTACAGACCCATTGAAACTCCTCCAGGGTCTAGTGAAGTACCTCGCAGAGGAACAAAAGGTGCTTTTAATAAATGAAGAA GATGCCTTAGCAGAACTGCCAAGCACCCCATGTATCATAGTTATGG ATGAAGGAAGATACAAGATTTCAGTGGATGAAGTCACCGTTAACATCGTTGGCTGTCCACTAGTTGCTGTGAGCTATATGTTCAGCCTATATTATGTGCTGAATATAAAGTATCCAAAGGGGCAGCGCCCTGACTCTGGAGTTCATCCAGAGGTAAAGTTTTAG